TCTTTGCTGAAGATTGGCAAATTGTAGAAAAATAATTTTTAAACCCTTGGGATTCCGCGGGTTTTTTCTTATGCCCTGAATATGGCTTAAAACTGTTCAAATTCGACTAGACACGTCGTAAAAAGTGCAAGCACTACAAGATGCCACCTTGTAAAAAGCGTAGGTGTGAGGAGGAAGAAAATGACATTTGAAGAGTATCTGAAATCTCTGGGACTAGAGGATGAGCAAGTGACGTCCATTACTGCAGGAATGGCTGAAAATAAGTTCTACCTAGCAAGCGAAGAGAACTTGGAGAAACGTTATCAAAAGGCTGTTGGACAGCTCAACGAAGTCAAAGGACAGCTTAAAGAACGTGATGAGCGCATCACAGAACTTGAAGCATCTGCTGAAGAGATTCAAAAAAACTTTAGAGTCTAATCAATCTGAATTAGAAAAACTTGAAGAACTTCAAAGTCAAGTTGAAACACTGACAAGCGAAAATAGCTCAATCAAGCGCACTACTAAGCTTGAAAAAATGCTGACTAAAGCTGGTGTTAATGACATTGACTATATTCTCAACTATAAAATGCGGGGTGGAGAAGATTTAGAAGTTGGAGAAGATGGAGAGTTTACCAATTTCGATGATACGCTCAATGAGTTGAAAGAAAGCTATCCTAAATACTTCAAACCTGAAGAGCCTGTAGTTGAAGAAAAACAGAACGATTGGACACCTTTAGGGAATGCTCCTAAAGATGGAAAAGAAATTACCATTGATCCATTTGAGGAAAAAATGGCCAAATACACCAAATAGGAGGAATTAACTTTGGATGACAAAGAAAAACAACCCGTGACGGTTGCTGAATTGAAAGACGCTGGGATTGACAAGCTTCTTTCTGACGTTACTGATGCAATTAACAACGAAGATGATGCAAATGTAGTTAAAGCTTTACAAGACCTCACAGACGGACTTAAAAAGCTTGAACCACAAAATGATGAAGCAGC
The DNA window shown above is from Lactococcus sp. S-13 and carries:
- a CDS encoding phage scaffolding protein, whose protein sequence is MSASQNLKHLLKRFKKTLESNQSELEKLEELQSQVETLTSENSSIKRTTKLEKMLTKAGVNDIDYILNYKMRGGEDLEVGEDGEFTNFDDTLNELKESYPKYFKPEEPVVEEKQNDWTPLGNAPKDGKEITIDPFEEKMAKYTK
- a CDS encoding phage scaffolding protein, yielding MTFEEYLKSLGLEDEQVTSITAGMAENKFYLASEENLEKRYQKAVGQLNEVKGQLKERDERITELEASAEEIQKNFRV